In Myxococcales bacterium, the genomic window GCTGGAGGTGTTGCCAGCAGTACAGAGGCCTATTACTCGTTCGATTACGCCAATATCCACTTCGTCGTGCTGGACTCGGCGGACTCCGACAGGAGCGTTGGAGGCCCCCAGCACAATTGGCTAACGGCCGACCTTGCCAACACCAATCAGCGTTGGATCATCGTCTACTTTCATCATCCGCCCTATAGCAAGGGTACACATGATTCCGACACGGAAACCAGGATGATCGAGATGCGAACGAACTTTGCGCCTGTCTTCGAACAGTACGGAGTCGACCTCGTTCTCGCGGGCCATAGCCACAGCTACGAGCGTTCCTTTCTCATCGAAGGACACTACGGACTGTCGAACACATTCGATGCAATGAGCCACACGGTCGATGGAGGAGATGGCGATCCGTTCGGAGATGGTGCCTATCTTGTTGAGGAAATTGGATCGACGAGCCACCGGGGAACGGTCTACGCGGTCATGGGATGCTCCATCGACGCCCAGGCCGGTGGAACCTTCGACCATCCGATCATGACATCGAACATCTCGTTGACCCTGGGATCGATGATCCTCGACGTGGATGACCTTCAGCTCAACGCTGTCTTTCTCAGCAATGCCGGTGTCGTCCTCGACA contains:
- a CDS encoding metallophosphoesterase: AGGVASSTEAYYSFDYANIHFVVLDSADSDRSVGGPQHNWLTADLANTNQRWIIVYFHHPPYSKGTHDSDTETRMIEMRTNFAPVFEQYGVDLVLAGHSHSYERSFLIEGHYGLSNTFDAMSHTVDGGDGDPFGDGAYLVEEIGSTSHRGTVYAVMGCSIDAQAGGTFDHPIMTSNISLTLGSMILDVDDLQLNAVFLSNAGVVLDSFQISKNCVYVGCSPPAVPSFSPGSLLVLVGLMGLSGFWYGVRQRHRVS